From Amycolatopsis sp. cg9, one genomic window encodes:
- a CDS encoding STAS domain-containing protein translates to MTTHERQRAPDLPTHGLPEPRVSADRLPSRTRWRTPDAIVVEVTGEIDGCTAESLGAALDEHLRARPRVLRIDLGEVCFLGAAGLLALVRANERAAVAGVHLVLDPGRSRAAARALALLDRLPV, encoded by the coding sequence ATGACGACCCATGAGCGGCAACGCGCGCCCGACCTGCCGACGCACGGGCTGCCCGAGCCCCGGGTCTCCGCCGACCGCCTGCCCAGCCGCACCCGGTGGCGGACCCCCGACGCGATCGTCGTGGAAGTCACGGGCGAGATCGACGGCTGCACCGCGGAAAGCCTGGGAGCGGCCCTCGACGAGCACCTCCGCGCCCGTCCCCGCGTGCTGCGGATCGACCTCGGCGAAGTGTGCTTCCTCGGCGCCGCCGGCCTCCTGGCCCTGGTGCGCGCGAACGAGCGAGCCGCCGTCGCGGGCGTCCACCTCGTGCTCGACCCCGGGCGCTCGCGCGCCGCGGCGCGTGCC